The DNA sequence GATGGAACGCTCCGATCAACGGCACCGTGTCGCTCGGGTCGTTGTCCTGTGCTGCCCACCGGTAGGCGGTGGCCTCCACGGGAAATCGCTCGCGCATCCATGAGTCCAGCTCCCGGAACGACGCGTGCGGGTCCCCGGTCCCGGGAGTGAAGCTCTCTCCCGTCACGACGAGCAGCCGACGTCCCGGATCGAGCGGAGCGGAGCGCACCGAGCGCTTGCCCTCGTCCTCAGTGATGTACATGCCCCGCGGTGCCTGGTGCTCGGCGATCGGCGCGGCGACGACGAGTTCGCGTCGCGGGGACATCCGGGCGAAGAGCAGAGCCCGATCGAAGACGGGGTAGTGCGTTGCGACGACCACGTCACGTGCCACCACCTGCGACCCGTCCTCGGTGGTCACCCGGCACGGCGTGCCCTCGGACAGCTTTGTCACTCGGCTGTTCTCGAAGACGCGTACCCCTCGCGCGGTGAGTTCTCTGACCAGGGCGAGCAGGTATTTGCGCGGGTGGAACTGGAGCTGGTCGGAGAGCCGGACGGCGCCGGCCTTCGCGAACGGCAGCTCCGTCGTCGTCACGTACCCCGCCGGGAGGCCTGCGTCGGCAGCGGCGCGGGCCTCGGCCTCGATATCCGGGCGCGACGCGGGGTCCGTGCCGTAGGTGTAGGCGGCGGCCCGCTCCAGGTCGCAGTCGATGGCCAGTTCCTCCACCACGGAGGCGAGCCGTTCCACCGCGTCGTGCTGAGCTGCCGCGTAGAGCCGTGCCGCGTCCCTGCCCTGCTTACGGGCGAGGTTCTGGTACACGAGGGAGTGCAGTGCGGAGACCTTCGCGGTGGTGTGCCCGGTGACGCCCGCGGCCACGCGGTCCGCCTCCAGCACCACGACGCTTCGTCCGGCCCTGGATAGCTCCCAGGCGGTGCTCAGGCCGGCGATACCTGCGCCCACGACGGCCACGTCTGCCGTGGTGGTGCCGCGCAGTGGCGGGAAGGAGGTCTCCGGCGTGCTGAGCATCCAGTAGGAGCCAGCCTGGCCGGGGAGCGAGGGAACGGTCATGAGGGCCTCCGCGCGTCCCGAGACGGTGTGCTCGGCGAGTGCCCGGGCGCGGGCGTTCCACACGCTGCCTCCGGAGCGGCCGAGTGACGCAAAGACTTGTGCCGAGGATCGAGGGATCGAACACGGTCGACCGTCGGGACCGTCTCAGGCGTCCCGGAGGCGAACTGAGCCTTGCAACCGAACCCACGCGGTGGTGCCAGGCGCTCCGGCAGGTTAGGCGCTTTGTCTGCTTTCCCCGGCCGTGAGGTGCCGCGGGCGGAGAGGCGGCGCAAGAGGTCGTATGTGGTAGCCACGTGCTTACGAGGCTCGCACAGACTGCCGTTCCCCCGAACGGCCTGTCCTTGTCATCAGTGGCTTTTGTTTCGCCGACAGGTAGGGGCGGGGCAGCCGTTTCGCCGCCCCGCCCCTCATCCATCCGGTGTGCCGTCACGACCCACCACAGCAAGACGGCACCAACGGGGGGTACCCGCTCACAGGTGCCCAAACATTCTTGCGACCTGCTCGGTTAAACGACGGCTGGGCGCGTCGTTCGAGTAACGAGTCCCGCGTCATCCGGGTCACGCTCACAGTGTCGGGTCCGGGCCGGGGCCACATCTGGAACGGCCCGCCGTGTCACTGCCCAGGGCCGGTCCGTCTCCACGTGTCGGTGGCGGGGTGGTGGACGACGAGGCCCATGCGGGCGAACTCGCGCAGCCAGCCGAGCATCGGCCATGAGCCCCAACGCTTCTTGTAGAGAGCGCCGTTGCGCAGGATGTCGTCGAGGTGGTGGACGGGGGGCGTGTGCACGGGGTGGTGCTGGTGGTACGCCTCCGCGCCGCCGACCCACCACAGGTCGACCCCACTTCGGGTCGCCGTAGCCGCGAAATCGGTGTCCTCCCCGCCATAGCCCGTGTACTGCTCGCAGAATCCGCCCACCTGCCGCCAGGTGTGGGCGGTGAGGGCGAAAGAGAGCGACCAGAACAGCCGGGGGTCGCCGCCCCTGACCACGACGCCGGCGGGTGGCGCGGGTCGTGCGGGGTGAGGGGAGGCCAGGGCCGGGAGTTCCCCGAGACGGTACCCGCGGTCGGGAGTCGGCGGAAGGTATGCCACCGGCCCGCACAGCAGCACGCCGGGCGCGGCCGCGTCCGCGTACCGGGTGAGCAGGGTGGGGGAGGGCACGCAGTCGACGTCGAGGAAGACGAGGAGGTCCGCGCCGGCTGTGAGGGCGCGGTGGGCCCCCGCGTTCCGCGCGGCCGCGAGCGGCAGGCGGCCGTCGCGTACCGGCACGTCGATCACCTCGGCCGGGGGCTCCCCGTCCGCCGTCACCGTGCGCACCTCTTCGTCGCCCATCGCGACCACGACGTAGTGGTCGGGGCGTCGGCCTCCGTGCCGCAGCCCTGCGTGCTGGAGGCGCAGGTGGGAATGGCGGCCCGCGACGGGGGTGATCACGGCGATGTTCACGGCGTCTGCTCCGAGTGCCGCGACGCCAGACGTTCCAGAGCACGTGCCGCGCGCGCGGCACCGTCTCCGGCCGACCACTGGGCCCACCGTTCGCCGTCCCGTCGCGCGGTCTGCTCCAGCAGAGCCGGCCATTCCGGCGGTGCCGGCCAGCGGTGGCGCACGGTTGCCAGGTCCGCGCCGTCCAGGGCATGCGCCGTCGCCTGCTGCTCGCCGTGCGGGCGCCTCTGGGGGACGACCACGGTGGGCACGCGGGCGGCCGCGCACTCGGCGAGGGCGTTCTGGCCCGCGTGCGTCACCACCACCCGCGCGCGGCACAGCATCTCCCACGGGTCGTCGGTCCAGGTCCCGGACGTTCCGCCCAGGACCGTCCAGCGCCAGCCCGGTGTCGCGGCTTGAGCCGCCGCCAGGTCCTGCGCCGACACCTCGTCCCCGCCGCCGCCCAGCATGACGAGCACGTCCCGGCCGTCGGCCGGGCGCGGCTGGCGTCGCCGCCCGTCGTAGCGGGAGAATGCCCCGGTGTGGACCGTCTTGGACGTCCAGTGAGGCGGCCAGCCGGGCTCGGGAACCTGCGCGGGCCAGGGTGCGAGCAGCGCGTCCGCCATGTCGTAGGCCAGTTCATGCGCCGGGTCCCCGCGGTTGCCGCGCATGGCAGCGACCGCCAGCGGCACGCCCATGAGCCGGGCGAGGACGGCGGCCTCGACCGACACGTCGCTGACGAAGAGTGCCGGCGACGCGCGGTCGATCCATCCGGCGATCCGCGCCATCCGGCCCCGCAGACCGGGATGGTGCAGCGGCGCCCAGTGGAGCCTTCCCCGGGCCGTCGGCTCGCGGGCGGTTCCGGCGGCGTCATGGGGCAGGTCCACCCAGTGTCCGGGCCACGACGGCGGTCTCTCCAGGGACGACAGGACCGTGACGGCCTCACCGGCGTGCGCGGCGATGCACTGGGCACGCTGCAGGTGCCCTCGCCCCTGGTGATGCACGTAGTACCCGATCACGCCGCCACCTCCTCGTACAGCGCGGTGTAGGCGTCGGCCGCCCGTTCCACGCAGCAAAACGTCACCGCGCGCTCCCGCGCCGCGTGCCGGCTGAGCGCCATGGCCCGGGGCAGAAGCCGTGCCAGCGCGGCGGCATCCCCGGGAGGCCCCAGGACGCCGCACGCGGGGGTGACGATCTCCGGTAGTGCCCCGCGCCGGAAGCCGCACACGGGGGTTCCGCAGGCCAGCGCTTCTGCGACGACCAGGCCGTAGGGTTCGTCCCACATCGGCGTGACCAGCGCGGCGTCGGCGCGGCCCAGCAGTTCCGCGAGGTCCGCCTGGGCCAGGTGCCCGGCATGGACGATGTCGCCGCCCAGACCGGGGGCGACCTGCTCCTCGAAGTAGGCCCGGTCGCCGACCGGGCCGGCGAGGACCAGGGGGAGGCCTGCCCGCCGTGCCGCCTCGATCGCCAGGTGGGGCCCCTTCTCGGGTACCAGCCGACCCGACCACACGAGCCCTCCGCCGCCCTGCCCCACGGGCCACAGGCGGGTGTCGATGCCATTGCGCACGACACGGGCGGCCGGCACCGTCGCCAGCCACGCGCCGGCGGTGAAGTCGCTCACCGCGGTGAACACCACCGGGCAGTCGTCCT is a window from the Streptomyces zhihengii genome containing:
- a CDS encoding FAD-dependent oxidoreductase gives rise to the protein MTVPSLPGQAGSYWMLSTPETSFPPLRGTTTADVAVVGAGIAGLSTAWELSRAGRSVVVLEADRVAAGVTGHTTAKVSALHSLVYQNLARKQGRDAARLYAAAQHDAVERLASVVEELAIDCDLERAAAYTYGTDPASRPDIEAEARAAADAGLPAGYVTTTELPFAKAGAVRLSDQLQFHPRKYLLALVRELTARGVRVFENSRVTKLSEGTPCRVTTEDGSQVVARDVVVATHYPVFDRALLFARMSPRRELVVAAPIAEHQAPRGMYITEDEGKRSVRSAPLDPGRRLLVVTGESFTPGTGDPHASFRELDSWMRERFPVEATAYRWAAQDNDPSDTVPLIGAFHPGARHTWVATGFGGWGMTGGVLAGRLLAALVTGVGEALPWAGLHDPRRLASTLKQAPTLLRQQAEVAQHFIGDRLKAGPANSVEDIPPGRGTVVRVEGRPCAVYRAPDGSLNAVSARCTHLGCLVAFNEAEVAWECPCHGSRFGVDGKVLHGPAVHPLEKRDPFVE
- a CDS encoding glycosyltransferase family 2 protein → MNIAVITPVAGRHSHLRLQHAGLRHGGRRPDHYVVVAMGDEEVRTVTADGEPPAEVIDVPVRDGRLPLAAARNAGAHRALTAGADLLVFLDVDCVPSPTLLTRYADAAAPGVLLCGPVAYLPPTPDRGYRLGELPALASPHPARPAPPAGVVVRGGDPRLFWSLSFALTAHTWRQVGGFCEQYTGYGGEDTDFAATATRSGVDLWWVGGAEAYHQHHPVHTPPVHHLDDILRNGALYKKRWGSWPMLGWLREFARMGLVVHHPATDTWRRTGPGQ
- a CDS encoding glycosyltransferase, producing MIGYYVHHQGRGHLQRAQCIAAHAGEAVTVLSSLERPPSWPGHWVDLPHDAAGTAREPTARGRLHWAPLHHPGLRGRMARIAGWIDRASPALFVSDVSVEAAVLARLMGVPLAVAAMRGNRGDPAHELAYDMADALLAPWPAQVPEPGWPPHWTSKTVHTGAFSRYDGRRRQPRPADGRDVLVMLGGGGDEVSAQDLAAAQAATPGWRWTVLGGTSGTWTDDPWEMLCRARVVVTHAGQNALAECAAARVPTVVVPQRRPHGEQQATAHALDGADLATVRHRWPAPPEWPALLEQTARRDGERWAQWSAGDGAARAARALERLASRHSEQTP
- a CDS encoding glycosyltransferase, giving the protein MRVALIASSRHPVREPFAGGLEAHTWSLARVLTRRGHKVTLFAAPGSDPELDVLELPVRRAVLSEAARADVSMPDPARMDEHHAYLRLMLDLARDGDLRFDVVHNNSLHYLPVAMASALPLPVVTTLHTPPTPWLESAVQAQDDCPVVFTAVSDFTAGAWLATVPAARVVRNGIDTRLWPVGQGGGGLVWSGRLVPEKGPHLAIEAARRAGLPLVLAGPVGDRAYFEEQVAPGLGGDIVHAGHLAQADLAELLGRADAALVTPMWDEPYGLVVAEALACGTPVCGFRRGALPEIVTPACGVLGPPGDAAALARLLPRAMALSRHAARERAVTFCCVERAADAYTALYEEVAA